In Saccharothrix syringae, the following are encoded in one genomic region:
- a CDS encoding cytidine deaminase: protein MIVVMEILEKLRSIAVDTARNAYVPYSEFPVGAAAATSTGEIYRGCNIENASFGMTLCAEASLIGSLVSNGGEGIEVISCRTVAGVALAPCGRCRQMIMEIAGPACLVDLGEELVRLDTLLPVAFTGRDMDIETTLKNGKWNPSNGN from the coding sequence GTGATTGTCGTGATGGAAATCCTCGAGAAGTTGCGGTCCATCGCCGTCGACACCGCGCGAAACGCATACGTGCCCTATTCCGAGTTCCCGGTGGGTGCGGCTGCGGCGACGTCGACCGGCGAGATCTACCGCGGGTGCAACATCGAGAACGCCTCGTTCGGCATGACGTTGTGCGCCGAGGCGTCGCTCATCGGCTCCCTCGTGAGCAACGGCGGCGAGGGGATCGAGGTGATCTCCTGCCGCACCGTGGCCGGTGTCGCCCTGGCGCCGTGCGGCCGCTGTCGACAGATGATCATGGAGATCGCCGGGCCGGCCTGCCTGGTCGATCTCGGCGAGGAGTTGGTCAGACTGGACACGCTGCTTCCCGTCGCGTTCACCGGGCGGGACATGGACATCGAGACGACGCTCAAGAACGGAAAATGGAACCCGTCCAATGGCAATTGA
- a CDS encoding MFS transporter, which translates to MADTSQRERIAAFDPAYWSLAAVFLFNGFQFSTWISRVPALTDQIGADVGGIGLALTISGAGMLVATPFAPGLCGWLGLRRAVVVPALIAVLLLPVAGLTRSVVQLSCVLFLMSACIAVMNVASNLSGLALARRLGRQVMPFFYGVAGLAGLGGAAVASVLSGAGWSPLAHFSAAAALMAPVLLIASRFLPVEESAEQDRTPHVRGLPVRRFAGYAIAAFVITLAESTTLDWFGLLLTRERGVTEAATAAGLAVFSLSIAGLRLVGSWVEAAVPVRGLLVVGAALAASGMTLLAVGLVPGSVYVVYVLVGAGLAYLYPAVVGQVGRNDPQAARTNMAVVAWANSLGYAVGPIVVGAVAMGWSIPIAIMMVAALLMGGVLLAVSTAVGRSVK; encoded by the coding sequence TTGGCTGACACCTCACAGCGCGAGCGCATCGCCGCCTTCGATCCGGCGTACTGGTCGCTGGCTGCCGTGTTTCTCTTCAACGGCTTCCAATTCAGCACCTGGATCAGCCGGGTTCCGGCCCTGACCGACCAGATCGGCGCAGACGTCGGGGGTATCGGCCTCGCGCTCACCATCTCGGGTGCGGGGATGCTGGTCGCCACGCCGTTCGCACCTGGCCTCTGTGGGTGGCTGGGTCTGCGACGGGCGGTCGTCGTTCCCGCGCTGATCGCCGTGCTGCTGCTGCCGGTGGCCGGGCTGACCCGGTCCGTGGTTCAGCTGTCCTGCGTCTTGTTCTTGATGAGCGCTTGCATCGCAGTAATGAACGTGGCGAGTAACCTGAGCGGTCTGGCGCTGGCCCGTCGGCTCGGCCGACAGGTGATGCCGTTCTTCTACGGGGTAGCCGGGCTCGCGGGGCTCGGTGGCGCCGCAGTGGCCTCTGTGCTGTCCGGCGCGGGGTGGTCACCCCTAGCGCACTTCTCGGCCGCCGCGGCGCTCATGGCGCCCGTGTTGCTCATCGCCTCCCGCTTCCTACCGGTCGAGGAGTCGGCGGAGCAGGACCGCACGCCTCACGTCCGGGGACTACCTGTGCGTCGTTTCGCGGGGTACGCGATCGCGGCCTTCGTGATCACCTTGGCGGAGTCCACGACGCTCGACTGGTTCGGACTGCTGCTCACCCGTGAACGCGGAGTGACGGAGGCAGCGACCGCTGCGGGCCTCGCGGTGTTCTCCCTGTCGATCGCCGGGTTGCGGTTGGTCGGCTCATGGGTCGAGGCGGCCGTGCCGGTCAGGGGCCTGCTGGTCGTCGGAGCCGCGTTGGCGGCGTCGGGGATGACCCTGCTGGCCGTCGGCCTGGTGCCCGGATCGGTGTACGTGGTCTACGTGCTGGTCGGCGCCGGACTGGCCTACCTGTACCCGGCGGTCGTCGGACAGGTCGGCAGGAACGACCCGCAGGCGGCTCGGACGAACATGGCGGTCGTAGCCTGGGCTAATTCGCTGGGTTACGCGGTCGGTCCGATCGTGGTCGGAGCGGTCGCCATGGGGTGGTCCATTCCGATCGCGATCATGATGGTCGCCGCACTGCTGATGGGCGGCGTGCTGCTCGCCGTGTCGACGGCGGTGGGGAGATCGGTGAAGTGA
- a CDS encoding DUF402 domain-containing protein gives MAAIDRFEPRGSVLYFAAPEVDNPRLRSLECWVLPHRSLRVLRWELLDPATATEADFDYYIDFCRIDTFPGRVEMTDDYLDVKVWHGKRLSVADVDELLAAVAAGFIGSDEAQRVIESAFEVAVAVTAAGFLVPEWLAQEGGK, from the coding sequence GTGGCGGCGATCGACCGGTTCGAACCGCGCGGAAGCGTCCTGTACTTCGCCGCACCGGAGGTGGACAACCCTCGTCTGCGCTCGCTCGAGTGCTGGGTGCTCCCACACCGGAGTCTCCGCGTCCTCCGCTGGGAACTGCTGGATCCCGCGACAGCCACCGAAGCGGATTTCGACTACTACATCGACTTCTGCCGGATCGACACCTTCCCGGGCAGGGTCGAGATGACCGATGACTACCTCGACGTGAAAGTGTGGCACGGGAAACGGCTCTCGGTGGCCGACGTGGACGAACTGCTCGCCGCGGTCGCTGCGGGGTTCATCGGGTCCGACGAAGCACAACGTGTCATCGAGTCAGCTTTCGAGGTCGCAGTGGCGGTGACCGCCGCTGGTTTCCTCGTGCCCGAGTGGCTGGCGCAGGAGGGAGGGAAGTGA
- a CDS encoding dTDP-glucose 4,6-dehydratase, which translates to MAESTVLVVGGAGFIGTNLVRYWLDEHPRDRVISLTSPRHRKHAHDSAVNVECELDNPVRIREVLSEHDVDTVINCGGWSDNARAVRDPLGCFRANVADCVNVLEACRTSGVRRYHQVSSAEVYGDIDDRATADVDESAAQRPFTPYSSTKAAADHLALAYGRTYRFDVTITLSSNNYGPAQLPEKLIPRFVIRALLGQQLPIFDSPGSSREWLHVKDHCRAIDHILAHGTPGQRYNVGSGESADAHQIADLILDYLGLPTALKTLVPSRPVLLRRTGVDSGKLRTEVGWRPEKHFATALKETIEWYVDNRTWWLPHVDLVGAR; encoded by the coding sequence ATGGCTGAGTCGACGGTGTTGGTCGTGGGCGGAGCCGGGTTCATCGGCACGAACCTCGTCCGCTATTGGCTGGACGAGCACCCTCGGGACCGGGTCATCTCGCTGACCAGTCCGCGGCACCGCAAGCACGCGCACGACTCCGCTGTGAACGTCGAGTGCGAGCTGGACAATCCTGTCCGCATCCGAGAGGTCCTGTCCGAGCACGACGTCGACACGGTGATCAACTGTGGTGGTTGGTCGGACAACGCCAGGGCGGTACGTGATCCGCTGGGCTGTTTCCGCGCCAACGTGGCCGACTGCGTGAACGTTCTGGAGGCTTGCCGCACCAGCGGTGTGCGCCGGTATCACCAGGTCTCCTCCGCGGAGGTCTACGGAGACATCGACGACCGGGCCACCGCGGACGTCGACGAGTCGGCGGCGCAGCGCCCGTTCACCCCGTACAGTTCGACGAAGGCGGCCGCGGACCACCTAGCTCTCGCGTATGGCCGGACCTACCGGTTCGACGTGACGATCACGTTGTCCTCAAACAACTACGGGCCGGCCCAGCTACCGGAGAAGTTGATCCCCCGCTTTGTGATCCGGGCACTGCTGGGGCAACAGCTCCCGATCTTCGACTCACCGGGGTCGAGCAGGGAGTGGTTGCACGTCAAGGATCACTGCCGCGCGATCGACCACATTCTCGCTCATGGCACCCCGGGACAGCGGTACAACGTCGGCAGTGGGGAGAGCGCGGATGCGCATCAGATCGCGGACCTGATCCTCGACTACCTCGGCCTGCCTACGGCTTTGAAGACCCTCGTGCCCTCGCGGCCTGTGCTGTTGCGCCGCACGGGTGTGGACTCGGGCAAGCTCCGCACCGAGGTCGGCTGGCGACCGGAGAAGCACTTCGCGACCGCCCTCAAGGAAACGATCGAGTGGTACGTCGACAATCGCACGTGGTGGCTTCCCCACGTCGACCTCGTGGGGGCTCGATGA
- a CDS encoding class IV adenylate cyclase — translation MAIEFEAKVLDVDPVASEQLILARGGVKVGDRLLRRFVYDIQPGDQSRWVRLRDTGDEITLTVKEIRSDAIGGTIETEVVVDDFDKTNELLGKLGYAPKSYQENRRSSFTLDEARLEIDHWPLIAPYLEIEADSAEEVKRVATALGYDESELTTENTVAVYARYGIDLATLAEVRFE, via the coding sequence ATGGCAATTGAGTTCGAAGCAAAAGTGCTCGACGTAGATCCCGTCGCGAGCGAGCAACTGATCCTCGCCCGTGGCGGGGTCAAAGTGGGTGACCGGCTGTTGCGGCGCTTCGTCTACGACATCCAGCCGGGCGACCAGTCGCGCTGGGTGCGCCTGCGCGACACCGGTGACGAGATCACGCTGACCGTGAAAGAGATCCGGTCGGACGCCATCGGCGGAACCATCGAAACGGAAGTCGTGGTGGACGACTTCGACAAGACGAACGAACTTCTGGGTAAACTCGGATACGCGCCGAAGTCGTATCAGGAAAATCGCCGATCCAGCTTCACGCTCGACGAGGCCCGGCTTGAGATCGACCACTGGCCGCTCATTGCTCCGTATCTGGAGATCGAGGCGGATTCAGCGGAAGAGGTCAAACGCGTGGCCACAGCGCTAGGCTACGACGAATCCGAGTTGACCACTGAGAACACTGTCGCGGTGTACGCCCGCTATGGCATCGATCTCGCCACTCTCGCCGAGGTCCGGTTTGAGTGA